CCAGGAGCAAAACCAAGCCCTTCACCATACAAAGAGCCATCATTAGACGATGGGCTTAACATTACTTCATTTATTAGAACAGGTGAGCCGGTAAAGACACAGTTAGATCCGTTACACTTAGTATTTACTGTTGACGAAGATACTACAACCAACTGGGAATATGACAAATAAGACACAAGAAGTAGAAAAAATAATATTATAAATCTTATTCTCATTTACCCGTATTGAATTACATAAATAACCTAACTTCAAAAATTATACATTATTATCAATAACAATTAAGTTACTTACAAATGATAATACAAATATAATGGTATTTAATGTTTTAAACACAAAGCAATAAAAGTCGAAAAAAATATAATTTATCTTACAATATGTTAGTAAAAAAAATTAATAAAAAACTTACAATTTCACAGGCTCTATACCCTTTTCCTTTGCTATTCTGAACAAATATTGCAATACAGCTTCTCTTTCATTTGCTACAATCCCGTCGAGGATGGCATCTTTAATTTCATTTTTTAAATCGCCAACTAATTTGCAGGGCTGTAGATTAAAAATCTGCATAATTTCTTCACCCGTAACAGGAGGTTGCATATTTCTTATTCTATCTTTCTCTTCAACCTCTTTTAATTTTTTTCTTACTAATTTAAAATTGCTCAGATACAACTTTACTTTTTTCTCATTTTTTGAAGTAATATCAGCTTCTGCAAGTTGCATTAAATCTTCAATATCCTCTCCTGCTTCAAATAACAAACGACGAACTGCAGAATCGGTAACAACCTCATGAACAAGTGCTATTGGACGTAAATGAAGATTTACCATTTTCTGAACATATTTCAACTTCTCATTTAATGGCAATCTTAATTTTCTAAAAATTTCTTCAACCATTTTTGCTCCTACAACTTCGTGTCCATGAAATGTCCAGCCATTTTCTTTGTTAAAATGCTTTGTTGCGGGTTTACCAATATCATGAAGCAAAGCCGACCACCTAAGCCATAAATCAGAAGAAATCAAACTAATCTGATCAACAACTTGTAATGTATGAGCAAAATTATCTTTATGCATTTTTCCTTCAACATTTTCTACCCCTTTTAATTGGATTAACTGAGGAAAAAACAATTCCAACAGACCTGTTTCTTCAAGCATTTCAATACCTACAGAAGGTTTTGGCGAAAGTAAAATTTTATTAAACTCATCAATAATCCTCTCACTGGATACTATTGACAATCTATTTGCATTTACAGGAATTGCCTTATATGTTTCATCATTAATTTCAAAACCAAGCTGCGATGCAAATCTGATAGCCCTTATCATTCTTAATGGATCATCAGAAAAAGTAATTCCGGGTTCAAGTGGAGTTCTTATTATTCTT
This sequence is a window from Bacteroidia bacterium. Protein-coding genes within it:
- a CDS encoding HD domain-containing protein translates to MRINLEDKIFETISLAAAQLNFKAFVVGGYVRDSIIGRNSKDIDIVAVGSGIELARTVANNLGIKNVAIFKTYGTAQIKVGDVDIEFVGARRESYHHNSRKPIVEDGTLSDDQLRRDFTINALAISLSKEDFGLVLDPFNGLNDIEKRIIRTPLEPGITFSDDPLRMIRAIRFASQLGFEINDETYKAIPVNANRLSIVSSERIIDEFNKILLSPKPSVGIEMLEETGLLELFFPQLIQLKGVENVEGKMHKDNFAHTLQVVDQISLISSDLWLRWSALLHDIGKPATKHFNKENGWTFHGHEVVGAKMVEEIFRKLRLPLNEKLKYVQKMVNLHLRPIALVHEVVTDSAVRRLLFEAGEDIEDLMQLAEADITSKNEKKVKLYLSNFKLVRKKLKEVEEKDRIRNMQPPVTGEEIMQIFNLQPCKLVGDLKNEIKDAILDGIVANEREAVLQYLFRIAKEKGIEPVKL